One Glycine max cultivar Williams 82 chromosome 3, Glycine_max_v4.0, whole genome shotgun sequence DNA window includes the following coding sequences:
- the LOC100775435 gene encoding uncharacterized protein C24B11.05 isoform X2 — MDTSRRISGFKYDCLLLDMDDTLYPLSTGLNLACRKNIEGYMLKHLLMEESEVPKLCVDLYREYGTTMAGLKAFGYEFDNDEFHAYVHGRLPYEKLKPDPVLRSLLLSMPQRKIVFTNADQAHAHQVLNRLGLNDCFDGIICFETLNPPNYTNVPTDTHLLTWSKSFNKDCNQVESGCFNSKTQILCKPSVEAIEAAIQIANVDPRKTLFFDDSARNIASGKAAGLNTVIVGRSDLVPGADYALNSIHNIKEALPKIWEVEGELQQMIQSPAVETMVLA, encoded by the exons atggatACTTCTCGCAGAATTTCTGGATTCAAGTACGATTGTTTGCTTTTGG ATATGGACGATACTCTCTACCCATTGAGCACAGGTCTCAATTTGGCATGTCGAAAGAACATAGAAG GGTATATGTTGAAACATCTGCTGATGGAAGAAAGTGAAGTACCAAAGCTTTGCGTGGATTTGTACAGGGAGTATGGGACAACTATGGCAGGACTAaag GCCTTTGGTTATGAGTTTGACAATGATGAATTTCATGCCTACGTGCATGGAAGATTACCATACGAGAAACTGAAGCCAGATCCAGTGTTAAGGAGCCTTCTGCTTTCCATGCCTCAGCGTAAAATA GTATTCACTAATGCAGATCAAGCACATGCACACCAAGTTCTCAACAGATTGGGGTTGAACGATTGTTTTGATGGCATCATATGCTTTGAAACGCTTAATCCGCCTAATTACACAAATGTACCTACTGATACTCACTTGCTAACATGGAGTAAGTCGTTTAACAAAGACTGTAACCAAGTAGAGAGCGGATGTTTCAACTCCAAGACACAAATCCTATGCAAACCCTCTGTGGAAGCCATTGAAGCTGCCATTCAGATTGCTAATGTAGATCCAAGGAAAACG TTGTTTTTTGATGACAGTGCAAGAAACATTGCAAGTGGGAAAGCTGCTGGACTTAACACAGTTATT GTGGGACGCTCAGATTTGGTGCCTGGTGCTGACTATGCACTGAATAGCATTCATAATATCAAAGAAGCATTGCCCAAAATATGGGAGGTTGAGGGAGAGCTACAGCAAATGATCCAATCCCCAGCAGTTGAAACCATGGTCCTTGCATAG
- the LOC100775435 gene encoding uncharacterized protein C24B11.05 isoform X1 translates to MDTSRRISGFKYDCLLLDMDDTLYPLSTGLNLACRKNIEGYMLKHLLMEESEVPKLCVDLYREYGTTMAGLKAFGYEFDNDEFHAYVHGRLPYEKLKPDPVLRSLLLSMPQRKIVCNSFILVCAVESIAPNSKTWKWSSQVFTNADQAHAHQVLNRLGLNDCFDGIICFETLNPPNYTNVPTDTHLLTWSKSFNKDCNQVESGCFNSKTQILCKPSVEAIEAAIQIANVDPRKTLFFDDSARNIASGKAAGLNTVIVGRSDLVPGADYALNSIHNIKEALPKIWEVEGELQQMIQSPAVETMVLA, encoded by the exons atggatACTTCTCGCAGAATTTCTGGATTCAAGTACGATTGTTTGCTTTTGG ATATGGACGATACTCTCTACCCATTGAGCACAGGTCTCAATTTGGCATGTCGAAAGAACATAGAAG GGTATATGTTGAAACATCTGCTGATGGAAGAAAGTGAAGTACCAAAGCTTTGCGTGGATTTGTACAGGGAGTATGGGACAACTATGGCAGGACTAaag GCCTTTGGTTATGAGTTTGACAATGATGAATTTCATGCCTACGTGCATGGAAGATTACCATACGAGAAACTGAAGCCAGATCCAGTGTTAAGGAGCCTTCTGCTTTCCATGCCTCAGCGTAAAATAGTATGTAACTCTTTTATATTAGTTTGTGCAGTGGAGAGCATTGCACCTAATTCTAAGACATGGAAATGGTCATCACAGGTATTCACTAATGCAGATCAAGCACATGCACACCAAGTTCTCAACAGATTGGGGTTGAACGATTGTTTTGATGGCATCATATGCTTTGAAACGCTTAATCCGCCTAATTACACAAATGTACCTACTGATACTCACTTGCTAACATGGAGTAAGTCGTTTAACAAAGACTGTAACCAAGTAGAGAGCGGATGTTTCAACTCCAAGACACAAATCCTATGCAAACCCTCTGTGGAAGCCATTGAAGCTGCCATTCAGATTGCTAATGTAGATCCAAGGAAAACG TTGTTTTTTGATGACAGTGCAAGAAACATTGCAAGTGGGAAAGCTGCTGGACTTAACACAGTTATT GTGGGACGCTCAGATTTGGTGCCTGGTGCTGACTATGCACTGAATAGCATTCATAATATCAAAGAAGCATTGCCCAAAATATGGGAGGTTGAGGGAGAGCTACAGCAAATGATCCAATCCCCAGCAGTTGAAACCATGGTCCTTGCATAG
- the LOC100819978 gene encoding pectin acetylesterase 3 isoform X2, translated as MKVILLLIAASFSFVSVLRSEAEHLFQNDAVSLAVEVPPGPPPLMVPLTLIQGAASKGAVCLDGTLPGYHFHPGFGSGANSWLIQLEGGGWCNTISSCVFRKTTRRGSSKYMEKQLAFTGLLSNKAEENPDFFNWNRVKVRYCDGASFSGDSQNEVAQLQFRGQKIWQAAMQELLFKGMQKANQALLSGCSAGGLASIIHCDEFRSLFPTSTKVKCLSDAGFFLDAVDVSGGHTLRNLFGGVVKLQEVQKNLPNSCLNQLDPTSCFFPQNLINYVETPLFLLNAAYDAWQVQESLVPHSADPHGSWNDCKANHAHCNSSQIQFLQDFRNQMLNDVKGFSETSQTGLFINSCFAHCQSERQDTWFADDSPLINNVPVAIAVGDWFLDRKTVKAIDCAYPCDNTCHNLVFK; from the exons ATGAAGGTGATTCTATTACTCATAGCAGCATCATTTTCCTTTGTTTCTGTACTTAGATCTGAGGCTGAGCATTTGTTCCAAAACGATGCCGTTTCACTGGCAGTGGAAGTACCGCCCGGACCTCCACCTCTCATGGTCCCCCTCACTCTCATTCAGGGAGCTGCTTCCAAAGGAGccg TCTGTTTGGATGGAACATTGCCTGGTTACCACTTTCATCCTGGATTTGGATCTGGGGCAAATAGTTGGCTCATTCAATTGGAG GGAGGAGGATGGTGTAATACCATCAGTAGTTGTGTCTTTAGAAAAACTACTCGTCGTGGTTCCTCAAAATACATGGAAAAGCAACTAGCATTCACAGGGTTGTTGAGCAATAAAGCTGAAGAAAACCCTG ATTTCTTTAACTGGAACAGAGTTAAAGTACGGTACTGTGATGGAGCATCTTTCAGTGGAGATAGTCAAAACGAG GTTGCACAGCTTCAATTTCGAGGACAAAAAATATGGCAAGCTGCAATGCAGGAATTATTGTTCAAGGGAATGCAGAAGGCCAACCAG GCCCTTTTGTCTGGATGCTCTGCAGGTGGTCTGGCATCTATAATACATTGTGATGAGTTCCGGAGCTTGTTTCCTACATCTACCAAAGTGAAATGTTTGAGTGACGCCGGGTTTTTCCTAGATGC AGTTGATGTATCTGGGGGTCACACACTGAGGAATCTGTTTGGAGGTGTAGTTAAGTTACAG GAGGTGCAAAAAAATCTGCCAAATAGTTGTCTCAACCAACTGGACCCAACTtcg TGTTTTTTTCCTCAGAATTTGATCAACTATGTTGAGACTCCACTGTTTCTGCTCAATGCAGCTTATGATGCATGGCAG GTCCAAGAAAGTTTGGTCCCACATTCAGCAGATCCCCATGGCTCTTGGAATGATTGTAAAGCAAATCATGCACACTGtaactcatctcaaattcagttCCTCCAAG ACTTCAGAAATCAAATGCTAAATGATGTGAAAGGCTTCTCTGAGACATCTCAAACTGGGTTATTCATAAATTCTTGTTTTGCTCATTGCCAGTCTGAGAGACAAGATACATGGTTTGCTGATGACTCTCCACTCATTAACAACGTG CCAGTTGCAATTGCTGTTGGAGACTGGTTTTTGGATCGGAAAACTGTCAAAGCTATCGACTGTGCTTACCCCTGTGACAATACCTGCCATAATCTGGTCTTCAAGTGA
- the LOC100819978 gene encoding pectin acetylesterase 3 isoform X1, protein MKVILLLIAASFSFVSVLRSEAEHLFQNDAVSLAVEVPPGPPPLMVPLTLIQGAASKGAVCLDGTLPGYHFHPGFGSGANSWLIQLEGGGWCNTISSCVFRKTTRRGSSKYMEKQLAFTGLLSNKAEENPDFFNWNRVKVRYCDGASFSGDSQNEVAQLQFRGQKIWQAAMQELLFKGMQKANQALLSGCSAGGLASIIHCDEFRSLFPTSTKVKCLSDAGFFLDAVDVSGGHTLRNLFGGVVKLQEVQKNLPNSCLNQLDPTSCFFPQNLINYVETPLFLLNAAYDAWQVQESLVPHSADPHGSWNDCKANHAHCNSSQIQFLQDFRNQMLNDVKGFSETSQTGLFINSCFAHCQSERQDTWFADDSPLINNVPVAIAVGDWFLDRKTVKAIDCAYPCDNTCHNLVFNAGKSAAVDYQSTSDDGIPTNTMTMIYSHSTRLTFSTGLYMLRVLLAFTCS, encoded by the exons ATGAAGGTGATTCTATTACTCATAGCAGCATCATTTTCCTTTGTTTCTGTACTTAGATCTGAGGCTGAGCATTTGTTCCAAAACGATGCCGTTTCACTGGCAGTGGAAGTACCGCCCGGACCTCCACCTCTCATGGTCCCCCTCACTCTCATTCAGGGAGCTGCTTCCAAAGGAGccg TCTGTTTGGATGGAACATTGCCTGGTTACCACTTTCATCCTGGATTTGGATCTGGGGCAAATAGTTGGCTCATTCAATTGGAG GGAGGAGGATGGTGTAATACCATCAGTAGTTGTGTCTTTAGAAAAACTACTCGTCGTGGTTCCTCAAAATACATGGAAAAGCAACTAGCATTCACAGGGTTGTTGAGCAATAAAGCTGAAGAAAACCCTG ATTTCTTTAACTGGAACAGAGTTAAAGTACGGTACTGTGATGGAGCATCTTTCAGTGGAGATAGTCAAAACGAG GTTGCACAGCTTCAATTTCGAGGACAAAAAATATGGCAAGCTGCAATGCAGGAATTATTGTTCAAGGGAATGCAGAAGGCCAACCAG GCCCTTTTGTCTGGATGCTCTGCAGGTGGTCTGGCATCTATAATACATTGTGATGAGTTCCGGAGCTTGTTTCCTACATCTACCAAAGTGAAATGTTTGAGTGACGCCGGGTTTTTCCTAGATGC AGTTGATGTATCTGGGGGTCACACACTGAGGAATCTGTTTGGAGGTGTAGTTAAGTTACAG GAGGTGCAAAAAAATCTGCCAAATAGTTGTCTCAACCAACTGGACCCAACTtcg TGTTTTTTTCCTCAGAATTTGATCAACTATGTTGAGACTCCACTGTTTCTGCTCAATGCAGCTTATGATGCATGGCAG GTCCAAGAAAGTTTGGTCCCACATTCAGCAGATCCCCATGGCTCTTGGAATGATTGTAAAGCAAATCATGCACACTGtaactcatctcaaattcagttCCTCCAAG ACTTCAGAAATCAAATGCTAAATGATGTGAAAGGCTTCTCTGAGACATCTCAAACTGGGTTATTCATAAATTCTTGTTTTGCTCATTGCCAGTCTGAGAGACAAGATACATGGTTTGCTGATGACTCTCCACTCATTAACAACGTG CCAGTTGCAATTGCTGTTGGAGACTGGTTTTTGGATCGGAAAACTGTCAAAGCTATCGACTGTGCTTACCCCTGTGACAATACCTGCCATAATCTGGTCTTCAA TGCTGGTAAATCTGCTGCGGTGGACTACCAGTCCACAAG TGATGATGGCATACCTACCAATACCATGACCATGATATATTCCCACTCCACGAGGCTGACTTTTAGTACTGGCCTATATATGCTACGTGTTTTATTGGCATTTACATGTTCCTAG